Sequence from the Fulvivirga ligni genome:
TCAGTGAAGGTCTCAAAAACTCGAACATCCTTGTTTTCTAAGGACACAAAAATGTGCTTGGCACCTATATCTATGCCTGCAGCATTTGCTCTCATCTTTTTCATGACTAAAATATTTAAAAGATAAACAAAGACCTGTAGGATGAAATATTGTACACGACAGACTACCAATCGGACATTCCTAAACAAGGAAGTACCATACTTTGTGACTCCTTTCTATCCAACCATGCTCGAGGACAGGCAAATTGCACTATACGAGGTACGGCTATATTGTACAGGCCACTTCTATCTTAACGTCATTTCGTTTTGTGCGGTTGGGTACCAAATGTTCGGTCTCGAGATGACTGTGGCACGAGTCAATTTCAGCATACATAAAACAAGACTTGCTGCCCAGTCGTGCGGTGAAATAATATTGAAAAACAAGCTCATCTCAAGTCCTTAGTGGTAGTGACTGTCTATAAAATGATCCAGTTCTCGGAAGACCTTGCAGCAAGAAAGACTTTTTTGTTACTTTTTTTGGTCGATTGCAAAAAAGTAAAGCAACCGTGGCGATGGAATGCCAAAGTGATAATCGCATTACAAATGCGGAGCTCTACAAATCCTCGTTATAAATAAGGATTAAGTTGGATCAGTGAGCAGTTTCGTAAGTGGAGACACCTACGAAGGCGAAATGAGTTTGAGTTTTTTAGAATGTCATACCGAACGGCAGTGAGGTATCTATGAATTTGAAGGTGGGCGACAGGTTAGTATTACTAACTGCATAGATCTCTCCTTACGTACCAATGACGTAATAAACTAAATAGGTATTTGTTCAAGCTCATAACCTAATTCTTTAGCTGTTTTTATTAGCCACTTTTCTCTATGAAGCTGCATTTTTTCTTCATATGCTTTGATCCCTTTTTCTGTGTAGTCAAGACCTTTTACCATAAGCCGCCAGTAGAGTACTGCCAGTTTTCGTGCTGTGGCTTTAGTCGCTATTCCAGGACCTCTTTTGCTTTTTAATCTGCGCCCAAAAGCACCTAGTGCTATCTTTTTGCTTTCAATTAAACTTTGGGTGGGCAAGTTGCCTAAATATTTGTCCAGCCTTCGGCCTGTACTTTCTGTTTCTGGTTTTGTTTTTCTTGCCGGACTGGTGTTGACCTGGAGATAACCCTAGCCATGAAGTGAAATGTTTCTCGCTTGGCCAATTATAAAGTTCCAGACCTATTTCCGAATACAATTGTAGCCAGGTATAATCGGTAATGCCCGGCAAACACGTAGCATCTTTGCCTGAAAAAATTTTGAGTAGGTGTCCTCCTAAGTGGTCAATATCAGGCTTATTATGCCTAACTGGTTTTCGGTCTTTAACAGACTCTATTTCATTTTTGCTTTGCATATCTGAATCGTAATTATTGACCCGTTTCATAACTTCCTCTAGTTTATGGTCACATGCCTGTATTTGTTGCTTATAAAATTTATAACCGCTGAATGCCTGTTCCAAAGCAAACAACCCAGCCTCGGTATAATAGCCTGAAAGCGCCTTGAGGACTTGAGATGCCTTTTTTTCTCTAATACTGCTATGGCACAGGGATAAGAGCTTTTGGGCATCACGTTCTCCTGACAGGATAGCTTCTATGATTGCCAGACCACTGGCTCCATGTACCTGACTGAGCACCTCTTTGAGTCGAATATTCATCTCAATTAGTGACTTTTGCATATGATTTACATGCATAGAGGCTGTTCTCAGATGATCTTCTCTCAAGCGCTGGTAAGCACGAACTTCCTTTACTTGAGCATCGGGAACAAAACAGCGATTCAACAAACCATGACTATGGAGTTGCTGAATCCATTGACAGTCCTTTACATCAGTCTTTCGACCTGGTACTTGTCTAGTCTGGCGCCCATCTACTAACCAGACATCTAAACCTGCTGATTCAAGGATCTCATAAAGGATGATCCAGTAAACACCTGTAGCTTCCATAGCCACTGTCTCGATCCCCTCTGATAATAAATAGGAAGATGCCTCTCGAAAACTTTCAGTGAAGGTCTCAAAAACTCGAACATCCTTGTTTTCTAAGGACACAAAAATGTGCTTGGCACCTATATCTATGCCTGCAGCATTTGCTCTCATCTTTTTCATGACTAAAATATTTAAAAGATAAACAAAGACCTGTAGGATGAAATATTGTACACGACAGACTACCAATCGGACATTCCTAAACAAGGAAGTACCATACTTTGTGACTCCTTTCTATCCAACCATGCTCGAGGACAGGCAAATTGCACTATACGAGGTACGGCTATATTGTACAGGCCACTTCTATCTTAACGTCATTTCGTTTTGTGCGGTTGGGTACCAAATGTTCGGTCTCGAGATGACTTTAACACGAGTCAATTGGGGTATGCATTAAACAAGCCTTGCTGCCCAGTCGTGCGGTGAAAGGGGATTGAAAAACAGGTTCTTCTCAAGTCCTTAGTGGTAGTTATGATATATGAAATACTCCAGCTCTCGGAAGACCTTGCAGCAAGAAAGACTTTTTTGTTACTTTTTTGGTCGACTGCAAAAAGGTAAAGAACTGTGGCGATGGAATGCCGAAAGCGATAATCGCATTACAAATGCTGGGCTCTACAAATCCTCGTTATAAACAAGGATTAGGTTGGATAGGCAAGCAGTTTCGTAGGTGGAGACACTACGAAGGCGGCATTAATAAATTAATCCGCTGCCTTAAAATGAAAAGTTCTGCCCATACGCTCTGCTGAAAGTCCTGTTACTTTTTGCTGGCTGGTTTCAAAAACCATTTCAATTTCGATTTTCTTACCATAAAATTGATGATCTCCTTTGGGATAAATTTCAAAGGCAGGATTGCCGGCTAATTGAGCGTATAAATGATTATTGGAGCTAGAAATGGTCAGTATCATCTGGCCTGAGTCTGAAATATATTTACCACTATACGTATCCAATGGTAAAACTGACGCCTGCGCCTCTTGGACCACCGGCATCTCAAAAGGTTGGTTGAAAACTATCTTTTCAATATCGTCAGCCATATCTGAAACGGGTAATGTAGATACATTGCTCAGAAGTATGATACTGATCTGGCTCTCAGGATACATAGCAATACTTGAAGAGTAACCCCAGGTGCCGCCACCATGATAGTATTTTAGTCCATCTTCAACATACCACCCTAACCCATATTTCCCAGCATTGACATTAGGTGAAAAAATAATGGGCTTTTGTTTTTGATCTAAGAGCTCATTTTGAAAAAAGCTATTGGCCCATTTTAAGAGATCCTGTGCCGATGAATACATGTCTCCCGCACCCTTAAGCATAGAATAGTTTCTGTAAGGCGCCACCACCAGACTATCATCCGACACCAAATGGTACCCTGCCGCCATACCTTTGACTATGGTAAGAGAATTAACGGCCCCGGTTTCAGTCATATCTAAAGGCTGCAGTATCTTTTGCTTAAGAACATTGGCATAAGCATCGTGATAAACTCGCTCAATAATGGTAGCAAGCAGAAAATATCCCAAGCTGGAATAGTGAAACTCTGACCCTAGAGTAGAAAGTAATGACAATTGATTGATTTCATTAATCACCTCATTAACAGACATTTGCAACTTTGATTTCACTTGCCAATATTCTTTGATCCCCTCATTATGTGGCAGCCCGGAAGTATGCGTAAGCAGCTGCCTGATGGTAATATCCTTAAACTGAGGTGATAGCTCAGAAATGTAATCAATGGCCTTGTCATCCAGCTTTAATAAACCCTCCGATTGTGCCATAAGCAGCAGTGTACCCGTAAAAGTTTTAGTGATAGAAGCTATTTTATATTTTGCTCCCGGCTTTAGTTCCAGCTGATTTTCATAGGAAGCCATTCCTATAGCTTTTTGAAAAAGAATTTTCTCACCTCTGGCAACTAGTAACTCCCCGCTAAAAACCTTCTTCCGGTGAATGACTTGAAGGTAACTAGCCAGTTTTGCATTAAGCTCAGGTTCTTGTCCGTAAAGGTTAAGCTGATAACATAGGAATATAAAAAGAAGAATAGATCGCTTCATGAGACAGTCGTTTTAGTGATTGTTTTCTAATGAGTTGTCTTATGATGCTGAAAACTTACAGTGGGGATTTAAAATTTGTTAGATTAGGAGAAAAAAGATAATAATGGCTAATAGAACCTGATCAAGCGAATAAGGAATGAAAAAAATCCATCTATTTTTATTTAGTCTTATACCTTTAATCTGCTATTCTCAGACTGATTCACAAAACAAAAACAACCAAGATCAAATCTTCTTAAAAATTAACAAAACCCTTTTTGAAAATTTTGTTAACGGAAATTTCGGTCCATATGAAACTAAAAACGAGCAAGGCTATTACATCTTGAACACGCAATCTTATTTTTCATATTTAAACCGACTAGATATTTTCTCCCAAGAATTCTATCAAAAGGAAAAAGAAAGGCTCAGAGAATGTCAACAAGACTTAGAAGAATTAAAATGGACTGGCATCACAGACCTCGGTTGGGAGCCCAGATCCTGCTCTTTCTTTAATTATATGTATTGGTTAAAAAGTCAAGAATCACCTCATGCCTATGAAGTTAGTGAATTGTCGATTAAGAGTAATTCTGCACAATCTAGACTAAGATTTTATGACAATTATAATAATGAAAAATCCTATTGGCACGAATCATTGTTGATAAAGTATAGGAAATTTGATGACATCTGGCGGATAATAGAAATCTCGGAAGAATAACATTCTGTTTATTGCTTCTGTAATAAACACTAAAAAACTCTAGAATATGACCAAACCCCTAACTATCCAACAACCTCCTATGATAATTGATCTGACCTAAATGATAGCTGAGGTGAGTAAGCAGGTGCACCAGGGTGTATTCCATTTCGGTGGGTTTCTCCCAAATTTGAATGGGGAAATCTGATTTAAGATCATCCATAGACAAACCATCAAGACCTTGATTCACAACCTTTTGTACCGCCTCAATTTTCTGTAGAAGCTCCGCCCTGGGAACATTTTTTTGAGAAAATTCCAAGTCTCGCTCTCTAATATAGCCTGTCTTCGCCAAGCCATTGCCGATATAATAATTTAGATTGCCCAACAAGTGCAAGCATAAATTACCAGCACAGTTAGATATCTGAGCATCTGTAAGCCAAAGATTTTCTTCATTTTGATATTGCTCTATTTCGTATTTGAGCTTTTGAATGTCTCTGCTGAATAAGGTTTTAAGTGTTTCAATGATCATATCACTTCTTGTCCAGTTCTCTAATCACCCTACAAGGAT
This genomic interval carries:
- a CDS encoding beta-lactamase family protein, with the translated sequence MKRSILLFIFLCYQLNLYGQEPELNAKLASYLQVIHRKKVFSGELLVARGEKILFQKAIGMASYENQLELKPGAKYKIASITKTFTGTLLLMAQSEGLLKLDDKAIDYISELSPQFKDITIRQLLTHTSGLPHNEGIKEYWQVKSKLQMSVNEVINEINQLSLLSTLGSEFHYSSLGYFLLATIIERVYHDAYANVLKQKILQPLDMTETGAVNSLTIVKGMAAGYHLVSDDSLVVAPYRNYSMLKGAGDMYSSAQDLLKWANSFFQNELLDQKQKPIIFSPNVNAGKYGLGWYVEDGLKYYHGGGTWGYSSSIAMYPESQISIILLSNVSTLPVSDMADDIEKIVFNQPFEMPVVQEAQASVLPLDTYSGKYISDSGQMILTISSSNNHLYAQLAGNPAFEIYPKGDHQFYGKKIEIEMVFETSQQKVTGLSAERMGRTFHFKAAD
- a CDS encoding IS110 family transposase, producing MKKMRANAAGIDIGAKHIFVSLENKDVRVFETFTESFREASSYLLSEGIETVAMEATGVYWIILYEILESAGLDVWLVDGRQTRQVPGRKTDVKDCQWIQQLHSHGLLNRCFVPDAQVKEVRAYQRLREDHLRTASMHVNHMQKSLIEMNIRLKEVLSQVHGASGLAIIEAILSGERDAQKLLSLCHSSIREKKASQVLKALSGYYTEAGLFALEQAFSGYKFYKQQIQACDHKLEEVMKRVNNYDSDMQSKNEIESVKDRKPVRHNKPDIDHLGGHLLKIFSGKDATCLPGITDYTWLQLYSEIGLELYNWPSEKHFTSWLGLSPGQHQSGKKNKTRNRKYRPKAGQIFRQLAHPKFN
- a CDS encoding DUF1572 family protein, with amino-acid sequence MIIETLKTLFSRDIQKLKYEIEQYQNEENLWLTDAQISNCAGNLCLHLLGNLNYYIGNGLAKTGYIRERDLEFSQKNVPRAELLQKIEAVQKVVNQGLDGLSMDDLKSDFPIQIWEKPTEMEYTLVHLLTHLSYHLGQINYHRRLLDS